The following coding sequences are from one Sulfurospirillum tamanense window:
- a CDS encoding UDP-N-acetylmuramate dehydrogenase: protein MVKTVDFSTFSNLRIGPKVDVLVVEEAGPLERFIIGGANNLLIGPTPPPLAMLSKTFDFIRLDNGVLHVGAATPSGKLFSFAKKHDLGGFEFMQQLPGTLGGMLAMNAGLKGWEIFNPLVAVRTHKGWVKKATIKHGYRYAYLPDNVFEATFTCKEGFDRDLAEQFRQMRANQPKDPSAGSCFKNPPNESAGRLLEAVGFRGKQRGGMAFSPQHANFLVNLGGGTYEEAIALIQEAKATVLAETGILLELEIKIINLPAPF, encoded by the coding sequence ATGGTTAAAACTGTCGATTTTTCGACCTTTTCTAACCTGCGGATTGGACCAAAGGTTGACGTGCTTGTTGTGGAAGAAGCTGGCCCTTTAGAGCGTTTTATCATTGGTGGGGCCAATAACCTTCTCATTGGCCCCACGCCCCCTCCCCTTGCAATGCTTAGCAAAACGTTTGATTTTATTCGCCTAGACAATGGAGTTTTACATGTAGGGGCTGCAACCCCCAGCGGCAAGCTCTTTTCTTTTGCCAAAAAACATGACCTTGGCGGGTTTGAGTTTATGCAACAACTCCCTGGCACTCTTGGCGGGATGCTTGCCATGAATGCGGGATTAAAAGGATGGGAGATTTTCAATCCCCTTGTAGCGGTGCGCACCCACAAAGGATGGGTGAAAAAGGCAACAATTAAACACGGCTACCGCTACGCCTATCTCCCTGATAATGTCTTTGAGGCAACCTTTACATGTAAAGAGGGGTTTGATAGGGATTTAGCAGAACAGTTTCGCCAGATGCGTGCCAATCAGCCCAAAGACCCAAGTGCTGGAAGTTGTTTTAAAAACCCACCAAACGAGAGCGCGGGCAGGCTTTTAGAGGCGGTGGGCTTTCGAGGAAAACAACGCGGAGGCATGGCTTTTAGCCCACAACACGCCAATTTTCTTGTCAACCTTGGCGGAGGTACTTATGAAGAAGCGATTGCACTCATCCAAGAGGCCAAAGCGACGGTTTTAGCCGAAACAGGCATCTTACTAGAGCTTGAAATCAAAATTATCAATCTCCCTGCACCCTTTTAA
- the fliQ gene encoding flagellar biosynthesis protein FliQ, producing MESTLIGLGVQTFKIALSLALPMLMAGLLAGLAISIFQATTQINEMTLSFVPKILLVVTVIIFAMPWMMNMMIEFTTRVFNMIPTFVH from the coding sequence GTGGAATCTACACTCATTGGCCTAGGCGTTCAAACCTTTAAAATCGCCCTCTCGTTAGCCCTACCCATGCTCATGGCGGGGCTTTTAGCGGGTCTTGCCATTAGTATTTTCCAAGCCACCACCCAAATCAACGAAATGACCCTAAGCTTTGTGCCTAAAATCTTGCTCGTGGTTACCGTCATCATCTTTGCCATGCCATGGATGATGAACATGATGATTGAATTTACCACTCGGGTGTTTAACATGATTCCCACTTTTGTACACTGA
- a CDS encoding D-alanyl-D-alanine carboxypeptidase family protein: MHRRTFLGLVAASAASMAFAQESSPASVFLHVDELADFESARQRLDRVSRYVGFGNFNIISFDLVLHYARNVSKIGAFTPSELVLFERLFYDATEPYGFFGQRTCEALTAVISEKEVYKVPRSGHYLFQGEALHAFERLQKDVGPTLVLTSGVRSVAKQMSLFLDKISACEGNISLAAKSIAPPGHSYHSIGDFDVGKKGFGYLNFTEEFAKTDEFLTLQQLPYVRTRYLPRNPDGVWFEPWHIQIIKTV; encoded by the coding sequence ATGCACCGACGCACCTTTTTGGGACTGGTAGCCGCTAGCGCTGCCTCCATGGCTTTTGCCCAAGAGTCTTCCCCTGCTTCTGTCTTTTTGCATGTTGATGAGTTGGCTGATTTTGAATCAGCAAGACAACGTTTGGACCGTGTAAGTCGATACGTAGGGTTTGGCAATTTCAATATCATTAGCTTCGACTTAGTGTTGCATTATGCCCGTAATGTGAGCAAAATCGGTGCTTTTACGCCCAGCGAGCTCGTACTTTTTGAAAGACTTTTTTACGATGCAACGGAGCCTTATGGGTTTTTTGGACAGCGTACGTGTGAAGCACTTACTGCTGTTATTTCAGAAAAAGAGGTCTATAAGGTGCCTCGGTCTGGACATTATTTGTTTCAAGGCGAAGCACTGCATGCCTTTGAGCGTTTGCAAAAAGACGTAGGCCCCACGCTGGTGTTGACTTCTGGTGTACGCAGTGTTGCTAAGCAAATGAGCCTCTTTTTGGACAAAATCAGTGCGTGCGAGGGCAATATTTCCCTTGCTGCTAAATCCATCGCTCCTCCAGGACATTCGTACCATAGCATTGGCGATTTTGATGTGGGAAAAAAAGGGTTTGGGTATTTGAACTTTACTGAAGAGTTTGCCAAGACAGATGAGTTTTTGACACTCCAGCAGTTGCCTTACGTGCGCACCCGCTATCTTCCTAGAAACCCTGATGGGGTCTGGTTTGAGCCGTGGCACATTCAGATTATTAAGACGGTGTAG
- a CDS encoding aldo/keto reductase produces the protein MNYRYVGKSGLRVSPLCMGTMTFGTQCDKKEAFKILDKAYDAGINFFDTAELYPVPPSGELAGRTEEIVGEWLKTKPRDSIILATKVAGAANGWFVPPIRHGLTAIDRFHITRALEGSLKRLKTDYIDLYQIHWPDQTVPIEESLSVLDELVKAGKIRVIGTSNDSAYGLTKANETARFKGLTRFESIQNNFSLLNPRFLDELSTVCEKESISLLPYSPLAGGVLTGKYNGGFFPPTARFAKYVNHQNPRLQAQAGRFVNTKTLEATARYQTIATEYGLNLTTMATAWSMQHPFVASSIIGATHAGQLDETLAALHVSLNPELLRALHEVQQAILYPMG, from the coding sequence ATGAATTACCGTTATGTTGGCAAAAGTGGATTAAGAGTCAGCCCGCTGTGCATGGGCACCATGACCTTTGGAACCCAATGCGATAAAAAAGAAGCCTTTAAAATTTTAGACAAAGCCTACGACGCGGGCATTAACTTTTTTGACACCGCCGAGCTTTACCCTGTACCTCCAAGTGGTGAACTTGCGGGGCGCACGGAAGAGATTGTGGGCGAATGGCTTAAAACCAAACCGCGCGACTCCATCATCCTTGCCACCAAGGTCGCAGGTGCTGCGAACGGGTGGTTTGTTCCGCCCATTCGCCACGGCCTTACCGCCATCGACCGCTTTCACATCACCCGCGCCCTTGAGGGAAGCCTAAAACGCCTAAAAACCGATTATATCGATCTCTACCAAATCCACTGGCCCGACCAAACCGTGCCCATTGAAGAGAGCTTATCTGTATTGGATGAACTGGTCAAAGCAGGGAAAATCCGTGTCATTGGGACTTCCAACGACTCCGCATACGGACTCACTAAAGCCAACGAAACCGCTAGATTCAAAGGTTTAACGCGCTTTGAATCCATTCAAAACAATTTTTCCCTGCTCAACCCGCGCTTTTTAGATGAACTTAGCACCGTGTGTGAAAAAGAGTCCATTTCCTTGTTACCCTATTCGCCCTTGGCTGGCGGGGTGCTTACGGGCAAATACAATGGTGGATTTTTCCCGCCAACCGCGCGCTTTGCCAAGTATGTGAACCACCAAAACCCACGCCTTCAAGCCCAAGCTGGACGCTTTGTCAACACTAAAACCCTCGAAGCCACGGCGCGCTACCAAACCATCGCCACTGAATACGGACTAAACCTCACCACCATGGCAACCGCTTGGAGTATGCAACACCCCTTTGTAGCTTCTTCCATCATCGGAGCGACCCACGCAGGGCAGTTGGATGAAACTTTGGCGGCTTTACATGTAAGCCTTAACCCAGAGCTCTTGCGTGCCTTGCATGAAGTGCAGCAAGCTATTTTATATCCGATGGGCTAA
- a CDS encoding menaquinone biosynthesis family protein: protein MFVITVAHSPDADDIFMYYAIKLGWVSVEGVSFENIALDIETLNQEALKGTYDITAISFGLYPHIRNDYALLRTAVSFGEGYGPKLIKRKGAKLKRNFKVALSGKYTTNALLFRLAYPDARVVYKNFLDIEPAVLCGEVDAGVLIHESILTFDESLEVEKELWDIWCDLGGEGMPLPLGGMALRRSLPLVKAIAYEKSLTDAVRLGNVSKPLLSRMLLERGLFRVDASKLETYLSMYANDASVSMNETQLSAINHLFKLGFDHGVYDVPLDVHDYLIPSHYETARFS, encoded by the coding sequence ATGTTCGTGATTACAGTGGCTCATTCTCCCGATGCAGACGATATTTTTATGTACTATGCCATCAAGCTTGGCTGGGTGAGTGTTGAGGGAGTCTCTTTTGAAAATATCGCTCTTGACATCGAAACCCTTAACCAAGAGGCACTGAAGGGGACCTACGACATTACTGCCATCAGTTTTGGGCTTTACCCACACATCCGTAACGACTACGCACTTTTGCGTACAGCCGTGAGTTTTGGAGAGGGGTATGGGCCAAAACTCATTAAGCGAAAGGGTGCTAAACTCAAACGCAATTTCAAAGTGGCCCTCAGTGGCAAATACACCACCAATGCCCTTTTGTTTCGCTTAGCTTATCCTGATGCACGCGTTGTGTATAAAAACTTTTTAGACATAGAGCCCGCCGTTTTGTGCGGTGAAGTAGATGCGGGCGTGTTGATTCACGAGAGTATTTTAACCTTTGATGAGAGTTTGGAAGTCGAAAAAGAGTTGTGGGACATATGGTGTGACCTTGGAGGCGAGGGCATGCCTTTGCCCCTTGGAGGCATGGCCTTGCGCCGCTCACTTCCTTTGGTTAAGGCCATTGCTTACGAAAAATCCCTAACAGATGCTGTGCGCCTTGGCAATGTCTCTAAGCCGCTGCTTTCACGTATGCTACTAGAACGGGGGCTTTTTCGAGTTGACGCTTCAAAGCTTGAAACTTACCTTTCCATGTATGCCAATGACGCCTCTGTTTCCATGAACGAAACCCAACTAAGCGCCATTAACCATCTTTTTAAACTGGGTTTTGACCACGGTGTTTACGACGTGCCTTTGGATGTGCACGATTACCTCATCCCTTCCCACTACGAAACAGCGAGGTTTAGCTAG
- the tsaD gene encoding tRNA (adenosine(37)-N6)-threonylcarbamoyltransferase complex transferase subunit TsaD has protein sequence MILSIESSCDDSSIALTRLEDCQLVFHKKISQELDHAKYGGVVPELAARLHAEALPKILEETTPYLQEVKAVAVTTEPGLSVTLVEGLVMAKALCIALDVPLLPINHLHGHIYSLFLEQPAVFPLGVLLVSGGHTQLLHVKAHGNITCLATTMDDSFGESFDKVSKMLGLGYPGGPVVEKMAKQGDAKRFNFTVPLLRTPKLAFSYSGLKNQVRLAIEELGEKRDEQDTCDVCASFQATATAHLLNKLERAFKAHPFECFAVVGGASANLYLRTHLEKLVEKYRMPPLMVAPLVYCSDNAAMIGRCGVEAYKRGEFVGLDDVRVNPKVAF, from the coding sequence GTGATTTTAAGCATTGAAAGCAGTTGTGATGATAGCTCTATTGCGTTAACGCGCCTTGAAGATTGCCAGTTAGTCTTTCACAAAAAAATCTCTCAAGAACTCGACCATGCTAAGTACGGCGGCGTGGTGCCCGAACTTGCCGCAAGGCTTCACGCGGAAGCGCTTCCAAAGATTCTCGAAGAAACCACGCCTTATTTGCAAGAAGTCAAAGCCGTTGCGGTAACGACAGAGCCTGGTCTTTCGGTGACCTTGGTGGAGGGTTTGGTGATGGCAAAGGCACTGTGTATTGCTCTAGATGTGCCGTTGCTTCCCATTAACCACCTGCATGGGCACATTTATTCGCTTTTTTTAGAACAACCTGCTGTGTTTCCCTTGGGGGTATTGCTAGTCTCAGGGGGCCATACGCAGCTCTTACATGTAAAGGCGCATGGGAACATAACCTGTTTGGCCACCACCATGGACGATAGTTTTGGTGAAAGTTTTGATAAGGTTTCTAAAATGCTTGGCCTTGGGTATCCAGGTGGGCCTGTAGTAGAAAAAATGGCAAAACAAGGTGATGCGAAGCGGTTTAATTTTACCGTGCCGTTGTTGCGTACTCCCAAGTTGGCATTTAGCTATTCGGGCCTAAAAAACCAAGTGCGTTTGGCTATTGAGGAGTTGGGAGAAAAAAGAGACGAGCAAGACACCTGTGATGTTTGCGCCAGTTTTCAAGCTACCGCCACAGCCCATTTACTTAACAAACTTGAACGGGCGTTTAAAGCCCACCCTTTTGAGTGTTTTGCAGTAGTGGGAGGGGCAAGTGCCAATCTTTATCTGCGCACTCACTTGGAAAAACTGGTAGAAAAGTACCGCATGCCGCCTTTGATGGTCGCACCGTTGGTCTATTGTTCGGACAATGCCGCAATGATTGGACGGTGTGGGGTGGAGGCGTACAAACGTGGGGAGTTTGTGGGATTGGATGATGTGCGCGTAAACCCTAAAGTGGCTTTTTAA
- the recA gene encoding recombinase RecA: protein MDENKRKALELTMKQIDKAFGKGAIVRLGDKEIEPIASIGTGSLGLDIALGIGGVPRGRVIEIYGPESSGKTTLALQITAQAQKAGGICAFVDAEHALDVKYAHNLGVDTENLLVSQPDFGEQALDIVETLARSGAVDVIVIDSVAALTPKSEIDGDMGDAHVGLQARLMSQALRKLTGVVHKMNVTIIFINQIRMKIGMMGYGSPETTTGGNALKFYASVRIDVRKIATLKQGEDQIGNRVKAKVIKNKVAPPFRIAEFDIMFGEGISREGELVDYGVKLDVIDKSGAWFSYKDKKLGQGRENAKALLKENKELAEEIEEAVKQAMGLNPSVMVVGDDELTEDEA, encoded by the coding sequence ATGGATGAGAACAAACGCAAAGCACTTGAATTAACAATGAAGCAGATTGATAAGGCTTTTGGTAAGGGGGCGATTGTTCGTTTAGGCGACAAAGAAATCGAACCCATTGCCTCTATTGGAACAGGCTCGCTCGGGCTTGATATTGCCCTTGGAATCGGTGGAGTGCCCCGAGGTAGGGTTATTGAAATCTACGGTCCTGAGAGCTCAGGCAAAACAACCCTTGCTCTTCAAATTACGGCACAAGCCCAAAAAGCAGGCGGTATTTGTGCCTTTGTAGACGCAGAGCATGCACTGGATGTAAAGTATGCCCATAACTTAGGAGTCGATACGGAAAACTTGCTTGTTTCACAGCCAGATTTTGGCGAACAAGCCTTGGATATCGTCGAAACCCTTGCTCGCAGTGGCGCGGTGGATGTGATTGTCATTGACTCGGTGGCCGCTCTTACTCCCAAAAGCGAAATTGATGGCGACATGGGCGATGCCCACGTGGGGCTTCAAGCTAGGCTCATGAGCCAAGCTCTGCGTAAGCTCACAGGCGTGGTGCATAAGATGAACGTGACGATTATTTTTATCAACCAAATCCGCATGAAGATTGGGATGATGGGGTACGGCTCACCTGAGACCACCACGGGTGGCAATGCCTTGAAATTTTATGCCTCTGTACGTATCGATGTGCGTAAAATCGCAACCCTTAAACAAGGGGAAGACCAGATTGGTAACCGCGTTAAGGCTAAGGTCATTAAAAACAAAGTTGCCCCTCCTTTTCGCATCGCTGAGTTTGACATCATGTTTGGTGAGGGTATTTCGCGCGAGGGCGAGTTAGTGGATTATGGTGTAAAACTTGACGTGATTGACAAAAGCGGTGCGTGGTTTAGCTACAAAGACAAAAAATTAGGGCAAGGGCGTGAAAATGCCAAAGCACTTTTGAAAGAAAACAAAGAATTAGCAGAAGAGATTGAAGAAGCAGTTAAGCAGGCCATGGGGCTTAATCCTAGTGTCATGGTGGTTGGAGATGATGAACTTACGGAGGATGAGGCATGA